A region from the Bacillota bacterium genome encodes:
- a CDS encoding 7-cyano-7-deazaguanine synthase yields the protein MSTERRRRLREILGRLPGAVLAFSGGVDSTFLLYEAREVLGERVLAVTASSPIHPQEEVERARRLAGAMGVAHLVLATS from the coding sequence ATGTCGACGGAAAGGCGTAGGCGTCTCAGGGAGATTCTCGGTCGTTTACCGGGTGCTGTTCTGGCGTTTTCGGGCGGGGTGGACAGCACGTTTCTCCTGTACGAGGCCAGGGAGGTGCTGGGGGAGCGGGTGCTGGCGGTCACTGCCAGTTCCCCCATCCACCCCCAGGAGGAAGTAGAACGGGCCCGGCGGCTGGCCGGGGCGATGGGGGTGGCGCACCTGGTGCTGGCCACTTCGTAA
- a CDS encoding pyruvate carboxyltransferase: MQAPWKTDHWFVSPWNYEPEAVGGASFSEKILIHDVTLRDGEQQAGVVFTKDEKVRIAEKLAEAGVHRIEAGMPAVSREDAEAVAEITKRIGTRCKVFAFCRCMKEDVDKAVDCGVSGVVVEIPASEHIIRNAYKWPLNKAIDLAVEATSYAKECGLYVVFFPIDGTRAELNWFLELINQVATHGHMDALGLVDTFGVLSPHAVPYFVRSVRRRVDKPLEAHFHNDFGLATANTVLALANGVEVAHTTVSGLGERAGNAPFEEVVLTLLTMYGVNVGVDFRKVYELSRLVRETSGQSFPSNRPIVGDMLYSIESGIISTWYRNCGQELPLELLPFHWDLVGHKAPSVVLGKNSGIDSVRLWVERMGMSHLSEDKLQELLLAVKNASIRLHRVLTEEEFESLVKEITSIVAG; the protein is encoded by the coding sequence ATGCAGGCTCCGTGGAAGACCGACCACTGGTTTGTAAGCCCCTGGAACTATGAACCTGAGGCAGTGGGGGGCGCATCGTTCTCTGAAAAGATCCTTATCCACGATGTAACCCTCCGGGACGGCGAGCAGCAAGCAGGTGTAGTCTTCACAAAGGATGAAAAGGTGCGGATAGCCGAAAAGCTCGCGGAAGCGGGGGTGCATCGCATCGAAGCCGGAATGCCGGCCGTGTCAAGGGAGGATGCGGAAGCAGTAGCGGAAATAACAAAGCGAATCGGGACGAGGTGTAAAGTGTTTGCATTCTGTCGTTGCATGAAGGAAGACGTGGACAAGGCAGTAGATTGTGGCGTTTCGGGAGTAGTGGTGGAGATTCCCGCCAGCGAGCATATCATCCGCAATGCCTATAAATGGCCGTTGAACAAGGCTATCGACCTTGCCGTGGAGGCAACTTCGTACGCCAAGGAATGTGGTTTGTACGTCGTTTTCTTCCCGATCGACGGTACGCGGGCCGAACTGAACTGGTTTTTGGAGTTGATTAACCAGGTCGCTACTCATGGGCATATGGACGCGCTTGGCTTGGTCGACACCTTCGGAGTACTTTCACCTCACGCCGTTCCATATTTCGTAAGGAGTGTGAGAAGACGGGTCGACAAACCCCTCGAGGCTCATTTCCATAACGACTTCGGACTTGCGACGGCAAACACGGTTCTTGCGCTCGCGAATGGGGTAGAGGTGGCTCACACCACAGTGAGTGGGTTGGGGGAGCGGGCCGGTAATGCCCCGTTCGAGGAGGTCGTGTTGACGCTGTTGACAATGTATGGCGTCAATGTTGGTGTTGATTTCCGCAAGGTATACGAGTTGTCTAGGCTCGTTAGGGAAACGTCGGGCCAATCTTTCCCTTCGAATCGTCCAATAGTCGGAGACATGCTTTACTCCATCGAATCAGGGATTATCTCCACTTGGTACCGGAACTGCGGCCAGGAGTTGCCTCTTGAGTTGCTGCCGTTCCACTGGGACCTCGTTGGGCACAAAGCACCCTCCGTTGTTCTTGGGAAGAACAGCGGAATCGACTCGGTTCGCCTTTGGGTTGAGAGAATGGGTATGTCGCACTTGAGCGAAGACAAGTTGCAGGAGCTTTTGCTGGCGGTCAAGAACGCGTCGATTAGGTTGCATCGGGTTCTCACGGAGGAGGAGTTTGAATCGCTAGTCAAAGAGATCACCAGTATCGTCGCTGGTTAG
- a CDS encoding FAD-dependent oxidoreductase — protein sequence MSVLFKPFEHPKLALKNRIVMAPMGTNLGTGDGAPTEATLAYYAERAVGGCALVIVEAAFVADSGRHRTRQLGVEHDGRIEGLSAVADAIKARGARAAIQLSHAGRQTSSRITGVPTVGPSSVALGEYEIPRELRRREIRLIAEQFGAAAARARKAGFDAVEIHGAHGYLLASFLSPFFNKRADEYGGTLENRMRFPLEVVREVRRAVGSEYPIIYRLSADEFLPGGLSSTEACYFARELVREGVDILHVSAGAGSRDFPASIGTAIAPYLLPRGHLVDLAGMVKAASGAPVIAVGRLNRREIAENALQDGKADLIALGRALIAEPDWPSFAADDSQRRGRPCLSCNECHAALRSEQTIGCTVNPRVGREHLYPRPPARAAQAKRVLVIGGGPAGLECARVAAERGHTVTLLERSHQLGGQLLLAKVPPGKQDIAQYLEYLVCSVTAAGVRIVLGVEATAEIVREHSPDVLVVATGAEPLIPPIPGVESGTTCTAWEVLGGKLTGHKVIVVGGGYVGLETAHYLAMRGKEVMVIEMLPEVGRDVEAFTRAHLLRELKERGVSVVVGQQVVSVGTGFVETRTAAGLQRYAGDTVVLATGSRSRRLALTDEGAVGRVGSVFVIGDAREPRKIKDAVREGFEVGHEI from the coding sequence ATGTCAGTCTTGTTCAAGCCGTTTGAACACCCCAAGCTCGCCCTCAAGAATCGGATCGTCATGGCACCGATGGGCACGAATCTCGGTACCGGCGATGGAGCACCTACTGAGGCCACCCTGGCGTACTACGCAGAGCGTGCGGTGGGTGGCTGCGCACTGGTAATTGTTGAAGCAGCTTTCGTGGCCGATTCAGGCAGGCACCGGACACGCCAGTTGGGTGTGGAACATGACGGGAGAATCGAGGGCCTGTCTGCCGTTGCCGATGCTATCAAGGCTCGCGGGGCCAGGGCCGCAATTCAACTGAGTCACGCTGGGCGGCAGACCAGCAGCAGGATCACAGGCGTACCCACGGTTGGCCCCTCTTCGGTAGCTCTTGGCGAGTATGAGATACCGCGGGAGCTAAGAAGGCGGGAAATTCGGTTAATCGCGGAGCAGTTCGGGGCGGCGGCGGCTAGGGCGCGAAAGGCTGGGTTTGATGCTGTGGAAATCCACGGGGCTCACGGGTACCTGCTAGCGAGCTTCCTTTCCCCCTTTTTTAACAAGCGAGCCGACGAGTACGGTGGTACTCTGGAGAACCGGATGAGATTTCCTCTTGAAGTAGTGCGGGAGGTACGGCGGGCCGTTGGTTCCGAGTACCCAATAATATATCGCTTAAGTGCGGATGAATTTCTCCCAGGAGGGCTTTCGAGCACAGAGGCGTGCTACTTTGCCCGTGAGTTGGTTCGGGAAGGCGTGGACATCCTTCACGTAAGCGCGGGAGCAGGAAGCCGGGATTTCCCGGCGTCTATAGGTACTGCCATCGCACCGTACCTCTTGCCTAGGGGGCACTTGGTCGACCTAGCGGGGATGGTCAAGGCTGCTTCAGGTGCGCCCGTGATCGCTGTGGGGCGGCTGAACAGGCGGGAGATCGCCGAGAATGCACTACAGGATGGCAAGGCTGACCTTATTGCACTCGGCAGAGCCTTGATCGCAGAACCTGACTGGCCCAGCTTCGCAGCAGACGACTCCCAAAGACGAGGTAGGCCATGTCTTTCGTGCAATGAATGCCATGCAGCTTTGAGGTCGGAGCAAACCATCGGATGTACGGTGAATCCACGGGTTGGCCGGGAGCATCTGTACCCCAGGCCCCCGGCCCGTGCGGCTCAAGCCAAGAGGGTCCTGGTCATCGGCGGAGGGCCGGCGGGTTTAGAATGCGCGAGGGTTGCCGCCGAACGGGGGCATACGGTCACATTGTTGGAGAGGTCACATCAACTAGGGGGGCAGTTGTTGTTGGCCAAGGTCCCCCCCGGCAAACAGGACATTGCGCAATACCTTGAGTATCTTGTGTGTTCGGTTACCGCGGCGGGGGTACGCATCGTACTCGGGGTTGAGGCAACCGCTGAGATCGTGCGGGAGCATTCGCCCGATGTCCTTGTCGTGGCAACCGGCGCCGAGCCATTGATTCCGCCAATTCCCGGAGTCGAGTCCGGTACCACGTGCACCGCTTGGGAGGTGCTCGGCGGTAAGCTCACGGGTCATAAAGTGATTGTTGTGGGGGGAGGGTACGTCGGCCTTGAGACAGCCCATTACCTTGCCATGCGTGGTAAGGAGGTGATGGTCATAGAAATGCTGCCCGAGGTGGGTCGGGACGTGGAAGCATTCACGCGAGCTCATCTTCTGCGCGAGCTTAAGGAGAGGGGGGTTTCGGTGGTCGTAGGTCAGCAAGTTGTGTCGGTTGGAACCGGCTTCGTCGAGACTCGAACCGCGGCCGGTCTTCAACGGTATGCGGGGGATACAGTTGTTTTAGCGACTGGGTCTCGTTCGCGCCGGCTTGCCCTTACGGACGAGGGTGCAGTTGGTCGGGTGGGCTCCGTATTTGTAATCGGCGATGCTCGCGAGCCGAGGAAGATAAAGGATGCAGTGCGGGAGGGATTCGAGGTTGGGCATGAGATATGA
- a CDS encoding alcohol dehydrogenase catalytic domain-containing protein, translating into MGRGAAAVLPGPGRGLEIREYPLAPCEPGGMVIKVAMAGVCGTDLHILEGKRPDSRYPMIPGHEIVGWVVEADPLCRDPFGDSFAPGDRVLVFLSVFCGHCRACLRKEPNLCDNRLIYGIAPFVCSEPPHFRGGYAEYLYVLPGSTVFHIPNAVTFEAAVSAGCAGGTAMHAHRKVALLPGDLVVVLGAGPVGLYCAAIAQERGATVVVADVAEGRLRVAKRFCRFTVDAASVTQTVKDMSDGHGADVVFSCTGNPRAFPTCLLLIRRGGIVVEVGYGADVGEVSFNPYRMLTHREARIFGSWSLEAYDVWRVLEFLGQGIYPFAELVTRKVPLVHASEALSAARSGTEGKVVIVPTDSE; encoded by the coding sequence ATGGGGCGTGGCGCGGCAGCAGTTTTGCCCGGACCAGGACGCGGATTGGAGATCCGTGAATACCCTTTGGCTCCCTGCGAACCGGGGGGTATGGTAATCAAAGTAGCTATGGCGGGTGTTTGCGGTACCGACTTACACATTCTTGAGGGCAAGCGGCCAGATTCCCGGTATCCGATGATTCCGGGCCATGAAATCGTAGGGTGGGTTGTGGAGGCTGATCCCCTCTGTCGTGATCCGTTCGGCGACTCTTTCGCACCCGGTGACCGGGTATTGGTGTTCCTAAGCGTTTTCTGCGGACACTGCCGAGCTTGCCTTAGAAAAGAGCCCAATCTTTGCGATAACCGTTTGATCTACGGTATTGCTCCGTTCGTGTGTTCGGAGCCGCCGCATTTTCGGGGCGGTTATGCCGAGTATTTGTACGTCTTGCCTGGTAGTACGGTGTTCCACATACCGAACGCAGTTACTTTTGAGGCCGCTGTAAGCGCTGGCTGTGCTGGCGGGACAGCCATGCATGCCCACAGGAAAGTTGCCCTCCTTCCTGGTGATCTGGTGGTTGTGCTGGGTGCGGGACCCGTAGGACTTTACTGCGCGGCCATAGCTCAGGAAAGAGGGGCGACGGTGGTGGTAGCTGACGTTGCGGAGGGGCGGCTTCGGGTGGCCAAACGGTTCTGTCGGTTTACGGTCGATGCTGCTTCCGTCACGCAGACTGTTAAAGACATGAGCGATGGTCATGGCGCCGATGTGGTCTTCTCCTGTACGGGAAACCCAAGGGCATTCCCGACTTGTTTGTTGCTGATTCGCCGCGGGGGGATCGTGGTAGAGGTGGGCTATGGTGCTGACGTGGGGGAGGTTAGCTTCAACCCGTATCGGATGCTGACTCATCGGGAGGCTCGGATATTCGGTTCTTGGTCCCTTGAGGCGTACGATGTCTGGCGTGTGCTTGAGTTTCTCGGTCAAGGGATCTATCCGTTTGCGGAACTAGTCACGAGAAAGGTGCCGTTAGTTCACGCTTCGGAGGCTCTGAGCGCTGCGCGTAGTGGGACAGAGGGCAAGGTGGTTATTGTTCCCACTGACAGCGAGTAG
- a CDS encoding CoA-transferase: MGCRARFVSAEDAVAKIRDGDTVVVEGGSGGFADAERLVLALEERYLRTGSPKDLTIYHPNGLGDGIDRSINHLAHRGLVKRFIGGHFGLLPAVAKMILGNEVEAYNFPQGVLAQLLREIARRGPGLVTKVGLGTFVDPRFGGGKLNDVTKDDLVTLICIEGEEYLFYRAVPVHVALVRGSMADEYGNISYEHECATFEGISACQAARACGGIVIAQVKRVVKWGTLDPKLVKIPRTLVDYVVVDEQQWQSYRSEFDGALSGQFRLARVQGALPSGDVKAVIARRAVRELAPGMVANVGYGTSAFVVQAALEAGLFEDVVFVIEQGIVGGMPLPGVLFGCAANPEAIIDQPYQFDLFHGGGLDIAFLSFAECDAKGNVNASRFDDHLAGAGGFIDISQHARKVVFCGTFTAAGLSVGINDGSLKILSEGRIRKFVPQVQQVTFSGERALRQGQQVVVVTERAVLELTPGGWVVTEVAPGVDLEQDVLRRMGFQCTVRRPVRCMNSTLFR; this comes from the coding sequence ATGGGATGCAGGGCTAGGTTCGTCAGTGCGGAGGACGCGGTAGCCAAGATACGGGACGGGGATACTGTCGTCGTGGAAGGAGGAAGTGGCGGATTCGCGGATGCCGAACGGCTTGTGTTGGCTCTGGAGGAAAGGTACTTGCGGACAGGGTCCCCGAAAGATTTGACGATATACCATCCTAACGGTTTGGGTGACGGGATTGACCGTTCCATAAACCATTTAGCTCACAGGGGATTGGTGAAGAGGTTCATAGGCGGTCATTTTGGGCTGCTTCCCGCAGTCGCCAAGATGATCTTAGGCAATGAGGTGGAAGCATACAACTTCCCCCAGGGCGTGTTGGCTCAACTTCTGAGGGAAATCGCCCGCAGAGGGCCGGGGCTCGTTACCAAAGTTGGCCTGGGGACATTTGTGGATCCAAGGTTTGGGGGCGGAAAGCTCAACGACGTCACGAAGGATGACCTCGTCACTCTGATTTGCATCGAGGGAGAAGAGTATTTGTTCTACCGTGCTGTGCCCGTGCATGTTGCGCTCGTCCGGGGCAGCATGGCAGACGAGTACGGCAACATTTCTTATGAACATGAGTGTGCCACCTTTGAAGGGATATCGGCGTGCCAAGCTGCAAGGGCTTGCGGGGGGATAGTCATCGCACAAGTAAAAAGGGTCGTCAAGTGGGGGACACTCGACCCAAAGCTCGTCAAAATTCCTCGCACATTGGTGGACTACGTGGTGGTAGATGAGCAGCAGTGGCAAAGTTACCGATCGGAATTCGATGGAGCGCTTAGTGGACAGTTTAGGTTGGCGAGGGTTCAGGGTGCACTTCCCTCTGGTGATGTGAAAGCGGTGATCGCCAGGCGGGCAGTTCGCGAGCTCGCTCCCGGAATGGTCGCGAACGTGGGCTACGGGACGTCCGCCTTTGTGGTTCAAGCTGCCTTGGAGGCAGGCCTCTTTGAGGACGTGGTGTTTGTGATTGAACAGGGGATCGTTGGAGGCATGCCTTTGCCAGGGGTGTTATTTGGGTGCGCAGCAAATCCCGAAGCCATCATTGATCAACCTTACCAGTTTGACCTCTTTCATGGCGGAGGGCTAGACATTGCTTTCTTGAGTTTTGCAGAATGTGACGCTAAGGGCAACGTCAACGCCAGTAGGTTCGATGACCACCTTGCGGGTGCAGGGGGGTTCATTGATATATCCCAGCACGCACGCAAGGTGGTATTCTGCGGCACCTTTACGGCTGCTGGCTTGTCGGTCGGTATTAACGATGGGTCGCTGAAAATCTTGTCAGAGGGTCGGATCCGCAAGTTCGTACCGCAAGTGCAACAGGTTACTTTTTCTGGTGAACGTGCATTGAGGCAAGGCCAACAGGTTGTCGTGGTGACAGAGCGGGCTGTTCTCGAGCTGACTCCTGGTGGGTGGGTAGTGACTGAGGTGGCTCCGGGAGTGGACCTGGAGCAGGATGTGTTGCGTCGCATGGGGTTTCAATGTACCGTCCGGCGCCCGGTGAGGTGCATGAATTCGACACTGTTTCGGTAA
- a CDS encoding MaoC family dehydratase yields MTDPRMDVLPIGETASFSKTVGEVDVYLFAGISGDFHPNHINEEYMKGTRYGTRIAHGALLVAYVSSATRLLAERIPPPGCVSFRYDIRFVAPVRIGDTVTATVKVSNKNEEKREIVLDASVTRQDGVVAAVGQSYLRLI; encoded by the coding sequence GTGACTGATCCCAGGATGGATGTTCTTCCGATAGGTGAAACTGCGTCGTTTTCAAAGACGGTCGGAGAAGTGGACGTGTACTTGTTCGCAGGAATAAGCGGCGATTTTCACCCGAACCACATAAACGAGGAATACATGAAGGGTACGCGGTACGGGACTAGGATCGCACATGGGGCTTTGCTGGTGGCTTATGTTTCTTCTGCCACGAGGCTTCTCGCCGAAAGAATTCCGCCTCCCGGTTGTGTGTCTTTTCGGTACGATATTCGCTTTGTCGCACCCGTGCGGATTGGAGACACGGTCACAGCAACGGTCAAGGTCAGCAACAAGAACGAGGAGAAGCGCGAGATAGTTCTGGATGCTAGCGTCACGCGGCAGGATGGAGTGGTTGCCGCCGTGGGGCAGAGCTATTTGCGCCTCATATGA
- a CDS encoding DUF362 domain-containing protein — MNATSTVAIVQDSSPRRAVLKVVALLRGAGVSLDVRGKKVLVKPNLALPVPPSVRPETTDPLVVAAVLEWVKEEGAQEIWVGDAPAWGARARDAFRVTGLAEVVRDLGVRAVYFDEEPRVEVPVPDAHVFPFLSLPRVVVEADVVVSVPKMKTSFMQEVTLGIKNLLGCIPFEQRKRFHREIDLGYVLADIARVVRPGLTIIDGMVAMEGYGPHAGTPKRVNLVIASDDVVAADAVGAALMGYDPRASVATQVAEKDGLGVAHLDQIRIVGEELSAVASVFKRPVLEFVNPNPNVRVHAGGICPGCRPRIKVVPPRVEVDKTYAVIIGREPIPLAGALDADEIWLVGNCGLRAGMAYLLRRQLSDAPGSKLVGRTKIHVVPGCPPLDWYAEESAFKALRASGWMTG, encoded by the coding sequence GTGAATGCCACGAGTACGGTCGCCATAGTCCAGGATTCGTCTCCGCGGCGGGCGGTGCTGAAAGTTGTCGCGTTGCTCAGAGGAGCCGGGGTTTCTCTCGACGTACGGGGCAAGAAAGTGTTGGTCAAGCCGAATCTGGCTCTACCGGTACCTCCGAGCGTCAGACCTGAGACAACCGATCCCCTGGTGGTTGCAGCGGTGCTGGAATGGGTGAAGGAGGAGGGAGCTCAGGAAATTTGGGTCGGCGATGCACCTGCTTGGGGAGCCAGGGCCCGTGATGCCTTTCGCGTTACTGGGTTAGCCGAGGTGGTTCGAGACCTGGGAGTCCGTGCTGTGTACTTCGATGAGGAGCCTCGCGTGGAAGTGCCAGTCCCAGATGCTCATGTGTTCCCCTTCCTGAGCTTGCCGCGGGTGGTTGTAGAGGCAGACGTGGTGGTAAGCGTACCCAAAATGAAGACTAGCTTCATGCAGGAGGTAACCCTTGGGATAAAGAACTTGCTGGGCTGCATTCCGTTCGAGCAGCGAAAGCGCTTTCACAGGGAGATCGACTTAGGCTATGTACTTGCCGATATTGCGAGGGTAGTCCGACCGGGACTCACCATAATTGACGGCATGGTAGCCATGGAGGGCTACGGGCCACACGCAGGCACGCCGAAGAGGGTAAACCTCGTGATAGCCAGCGATGATGTTGTGGCCGCCGATGCGGTCGGGGCTGCCCTCATGGGCTATGACCCGCGTGCGTCAGTGGCAACGCAGGTGGCAGAAAAAGATGGTTTGGGCGTGGCCCACTTGGACCAGATACGCATCGTGGGTGAAGAGCTTTCGGCGGTCGCTTCGGTATTCAAACGGCCTGTGCTGGAGTTCGTGAATCCGAACCCGAACGTTAGAGTGCATGCCGGCGGGATTTGTCCTGGGTGCCGGCCGCGCATAAAGGTCGTTCCTCCTCGAGTGGAGGTGGACAAGACGTATGCGGTCATAATTGGCAGGGAGCCGATTCCCCTTGCGGGCGCACTTGATGCGGACGAGATATGGTTGGTGGGAAACTGCGGGTTGAGGGCAGGGATGGCATACCTTCTCAGGCGGCAGCTTAGTGATGCACCTGGTTCCAAGTTGGTAGGCCGAACGAAAATACATGTGGTTCCGGGTTGTCCGCCGCTTGACTGGTATGCGGAAGAGTCAGCATTCAAAGCGCTGAGAGCGAGCGGATGGATGACCGGATAG
- a CDS encoding methylenetetrahydrofolate reductase has translation MSSTVIEAIAKRGFIITVELTPPKGTSVDRFLGRVEYLKGVVDFVNVTDQQGANMALSSLAAAHLLLDAGIKPILQVTCRDRNRIALQSDLLGAYVLGVRNVLCLTGDHPVTGDHPASSAVFDLDSVSLLWTAKRLEGRTDLGGRPLRGSPSFCLGAAFNPHLAPIELQVAKARAKVAAGCQFFQTQPVFDVRQLEAAIRNIDVPVIAGVVLIKSVTFLQSMLSRLPGVKVPGDLLARFEGGEDAQRAAVSVAAQLIRDLRQVCQGAHIMAMGWEHLVPQVIESAGLV, from the coding sequence ATGAGCAGCACTGTCATCGAGGCTATCGCGAAGCGCGGGTTCATTATCACGGTCGAGTTGACACCGCCCAAGGGAACGTCGGTTGACAGGTTCTTGGGCCGAGTTGAGTACCTCAAGGGTGTGGTGGACTTCGTAAATGTCACAGACCAGCAAGGCGCGAACATGGCCCTGAGCTCCTTGGCTGCTGCCCATCTGTTGCTGGATGCGGGCATCAAGCCGATTCTGCAGGTCACATGCCGGGACCGGAACCGGATCGCGTTGCAGTCCGACCTGCTGGGTGCGTATGTGCTTGGTGTTCGGAATGTCCTCTGTCTTACCGGTGATCACCCGGTAACGGGAGACCACCCTGCGTCGAGTGCCGTCTTTGACCTGGACTCGGTTTCCCTGCTGTGGACGGCGAAGCGGTTGGAAGGGAGGACGGACCTGGGCGGTCGGCCTTTGCGGGGGAGCCCGTCGTTTTGCTTGGGCGCCGCTTTTAACCCTCATTTGGCTCCGATCGAGCTACAGGTTGCGAAGGCGCGTGCAAAGGTCGCGGCAGGATGCCAATTCTTTCAGACGCAGCCTGTGTTCGACGTGCGTCAACTTGAGGCAGCTATCCGGAACATCGATGTTCCTGTAATTGCCGGGGTCGTTTTAATCAAGTCGGTAACCTTCCTCCAGAGCATGTTGAGCAGGCTTCCGGGGGTAAAAGTGCCCGGAGACTTGCTGGCGCGGTTTGAAGGAGGGGAGGACGCACAAAGAGCTGCTGTTTCCGTGGCTGCGCAGCTGATCAGGGATTTGCGCCAGGTATGCCAGGGGGCGCACATAATGGCGATGGGTTGGGAACATTTAGTTCCCCAGGTTATTGAGAGTGCCGGACTAGTCTGA
- a CDS encoding methylenetetrahydrofolate reductase C-terminal domain-containing protein, whose translation MEQVFLVGCSGCAEAFGNGGTAGILRMRKLLGEWGKAVVGELVVDFACEKSLTGLWLSRKAGDLASAECVLVGACGVGVQSVSALVSHKVVIASCDTVSLGGRVGQPWGPEMCRECGDCQVHLTCGVCPISRCAKGLLNGPCGGSRDGTCEVFPDRRCAWVEIWERMLASGRSLGLERTCRIRDHRKSLPPDDVRGALTEILESVVGWKR comes from the coding sequence ATGGAGCAAGTGTTCTTGGTCGGGTGTTCGGGGTGTGCTGAGGCATTTGGGAATGGTGGCACGGCTGGAATCCTCAGGATGAGGAAGTTATTGGGTGAGTGGGGTAAGGCAGTGGTGGGGGAATTGGTTGTCGATTTTGCTTGCGAGAAGAGCCTCACCGGGCTTTGGTTGTCGCGGAAAGCCGGTGACCTGGCCAGTGCGGAGTGCGTGCTTGTTGGCGCCTGTGGTGTAGGGGTTCAGAGTGTTTCGGCGCTTGTCTCGCACAAGGTCGTTATTGCATCGTGCGACACGGTGAGCCTTGGTGGGCGGGTTGGGCAGCCGTGGGGACCTGAGATGTGCAGGGAGTGCGGCGACTGCCAGGTTCACTTGACCTGTGGGGTTTGCCCAATCTCACGATGCGCCAAGGGCTTGCTCAATGGCCCCTGTGGGGGCTCTCGCGATGGAACTTGTGAGGTGTTCCCTGATCGTCGGTGCGCTTGGGTAGAAATTTGGGAGCGGATGCTCGCAAGTGGACGCTCGCTTGGTTTGGAGCGGACGTGCCGGATACGTGATCATCGCAAGTCTTTGCCACCAGATGACGTACGGGGTGCCCTGACCGAAATACTTGAGAGCGTGGTGGGATGGAAACGATGA
- a CDS encoding ISNCY family transposase, translated as MLRETQPQITLWDAALPPELTQLSPELGRVDKILDDDRFLAPYRRRFSKRIGRPTIPLDTFLRLMYLKFRYGLGYETLVREISDSVMWRRFCRIPLNQLPPHPTTLIKLVKRCGPETLRELNELLVQKGREEKLIRGRKLRVDTTVVQANIRYPTDAGLLADGIRLVTRAVKRIQASGVAATVRFRNSTRAAKKRLLEIAKVLRCRTGDARAEVDRVTAKMVVIGRRVARQAGKVLSQAKAELSRGGVQCAVGVERLVHRLERGVALLGRAVAQAKQVVAGNRHIADRLVSVFDPDARPIRRGRLKEPTEFGYKVALQEVENGIVSGYEVAQGNPPDEKLLPAAVKRHEGQFGRPPKELAADRGFSNRRQERELQGRGIEHVCIPYRGNKSAARKVFERQAWFRRLARWRAGCEGRISLLKRKFGLDRCRSRGRAGAETWVGWAILAHNLSKMAALT; from the coding sequence ATGCTGCGCGAGACCCAGCCCCAGATCACCCTGTGGGATGCGGCACTGCCCCCGGAGTTGACCCAACTCAGCCCCGAACTTGGCAGGGTGGACAAGATCCTCGACGACGACCGCTTTCTGGCTCCCTACCGCCGGCGGTTCAGTAAGAGAATCGGCCGCCCCACCATCCCCTTGGACACCTTCCTCCGCCTCATGTACCTCAAGTTCCGCTACGGCCTGGGATACGAGACCCTGGTGCGCGAGATCTCCGACAGCGTCATGTGGCGGCGGTTCTGCCGCATCCCCCTGAACCAGTTGCCTCCTCACCCCACCACCCTGATCAAGCTGGTGAAGAGGTGCGGGCCGGAGACGCTCAGGGAACTCAACGAGTTGCTCGTCCAGAAGGGCCGGGAAGAGAAGCTGATTCGGGGCAGGAAACTGAGGGTGGATACCACCGTCGTGCAGGCCAACATCCGCTACCCAACCGACGCCGGCCTGCTCGCGGACGGGATCAGGCTGGTCACCAGGGCGGTCAAGAGGATCCAGGCTTCCGGAGTGGCCGCAACCGTCAGATTCCGCAACTCCACGCGCGCGGCCAAGAAGAGGCTGCTTGAGATCGCGAAGGTGTTGCGCTGCAGGACGGGTGATGCCCGTGCTGAGGTGGACCGGGTCACGGCCAAGATGGTGGTCATTGGGCGCCGGGTGGCCCGCCAGGCTGGGAAGGTTCTCTCGCAAGCCAAGGCTGAACTGTCCCGGGGCGGGGTTCAATGCGCGGTGGGGGTAGAGCGTCTGGTGCACCGGCTCGAGCGCGGTGTCGCCCTCTTGGGACGGGCTGTGGCTCAAGCAAAGCAGGTCGTGGCAGGCAACCGCCACATCGCCGATCGGCTGGTCAGCGTGTTCGATCCGGATGCCAGGCCGATCAGGCGGGGCAGGCTCAAGGAGCCCACCGAGTTCGGTTACAAGGTGGCATTGCAGGAAGTGGAAAACGGCATCGTTTCGGGGTACGAAGTCGCTCAGGGGAATCCACCGGATGAGAAGTTGCTGCCTGCTGCGGTCAAGCGCCATGAGGGGCAGTTCGGGAGGCCGCCCAAGGAACTTGCCGCCGACCGGGGCTTCTCCAACCGGCGCCAGGAAAGGGAACTTCAAGGGCGAGGGATCGAGCACGTGTGCATCCCCTACAGAGGCAACAAGAGTGCTGCCCGCAAGGTGTTTGAGCGACAGGCATGGTTCAGGCGCCTGGCGAGGTGGCGGGCAGGGTGCGAGGGCAGGATCAGCCTTCTGAAGCGGAAGTTCGGGCTGGATCGCTGCAGGTCCCGGGGTCGTGCGGGGGCGGAAACCTGGGTGGGTTGGGCAATCCTGGCCCACAACCTGAGCAAGATGGCAGCTCTCACGTGA